One window from the genome of Dioscorea cayenensis subsp. rotundata cultivar TDr96_F1 chromosome 3, TDr96_F1_v2_PseudoChromosome.rev07_lg8_w22 25.fasta, whole genome shotgun sequence encodes:
- the LOC120249862 gene encoding uncharacterized membrane protein YuiD-like: MGNQFADTNLELIEQVEVDEFLQSKEVGLLRVYMHYFPSEFHFGLLGFKGRSGLVWIDVEDAKDVLEGEKQSLNDSLPNQYKERHWDLKQLVGSGGMPSSHSATVTSLAIAVGLHYGFGSSSFATAMIFCMCCKQFIYGVLFHAEKQAEVLNQIVYGLPSEHPLADTRPLRELVGHTPTQVSSVDYH, encoded by the exons ATGGGAAACCAATTTGCTGATACTAATTTGGAGTTGATAGAACAAGTTGAAGTAGATGAATTTTTGCAAAGTAAAGAAGTTGGCTTGCTCAGGGTTTATATGCATTATTTCCCTTCTGAGTTTCATTTTGGATTATTGGGATTTAAGGGGAGAAGTGGTCTGGTATGGATTGATGTTGAAGATGCCAAGGATGTCCTG gaaGGTGAAAAGCAATCTTTGAATGATTCTCTCCCTAACCA GTACAAGGAAAGACATTGGGATCTAAAGCAGCTAGTTGGATCTGGTGGAATGCCATCATCACATTCTGCTACAGTTACTTCACTCGCCATTGCTGTTGGACTCCATTATGGTTTTGGGAGTTCCTCGTTCGCTACTGCAATGATTTTTTGCATGTGTTGTAAGCAATTCATCTATG gagtACTTTTCCATGCTGAAAAGCAGGCTGAG GTGTTGAATCAAATTGTATATGGACTTCCATCAGAGCACCCTCTAGCTGATACAAGACCTCTGCGTGAACTTGTAGGGCATACTCCTACTCAGGTTAGTTCAGTTGATTATCATTAA